One Cyanobacteria bacterium FACHB-DQ100 genomic region harbors:
- a CDS encoding zf-TFIIB domain-containing protein codes for MQCPKERKITLIDGTLTEALAVKQCPDCKGTWIPSENYKAWQAERPHPKTVADLIPKTLDVEFVQSPLDAKAALCPECGSYLARVKVGMKTPFYVERCLSCGGIWCDRGEWDALETMGLHLAIEQLFSSEWQTLSREREHLAIEKQATIDRLGVELATQVFELAEVLKNHPNGDFGVAYLMRRFENFAQEVKPQNSEPR; via the coding sequence ATGCAGTGCCCAAAAGAGAGAAAAATCACGCTAATTGATGGCACATTAACCGAGGCATTAGCGGTGAAACAGTGTCCTGACTGTAAAGGAACCTGGATTCCGTCTGAGAATTACAAGGCATGGCAGGCAGAAAGACCCCATCCTAAAACTGTTGCAGATCTAATTCCCAAAACATTAGATGTGGAGTTCGTACAGTCGCCGCTTGATGCTAAGGCAGCGCTGTGTCCTGAGTGCGGGAGCTATCTTGCGCGAGTCAAAGTCGGCATGAAAACGCCCTTTTATGTGGAACGCTGTTTAAGCTGTGGGGGAATTTGGTGCGATCGTGGTGAATGGGACGCACTCGAAACAATGGGATTGCACCTTGCGATCGAGCAGTTGTTCTCCAGTGAGTGGCAAACTTTATCGAGAGAGCGCGAACATCTCGCCATTGAGAAGCAGGCGACGATCGATCGCTTAGGAGTCGAGTTAGCAACTCAAGTGTTTGAGTTAGCGGAAGTGCTGAAGAACCATCCAAACGGGGATTTTGGTGTAGCCTATTTGATGCGGCGATTTGAGAATTTTGCTCAGGAAGTGAAGCCGCAGAATTCTGAACCGAGGTAA
- a CDS encoding bifunctional (p)ppGpp synthetase/guanosine-3',5'-bis(diphosphate) 3'-pyrophosphohydrolase yields MNVAASIPTIDFALPDWLRECFLKPSDDNQRDQDLICRAFEFAYQLHAGQKRASGEPYIAHPVAVAGILRDLGGSGVMIAAGFLHDVVEDTDVTPEEIEERFGSEVRCLVDGVTKLSKFNFSSKTERQAENFRRMFLAMAQDIRVIVVKLADRLHNMRTLEHLPSEKQQRISLETREIFAPLANRLGIGNIKWELEDLAFKYLETDAYREIQKLVSEKRGDREARLSEVAATFKRRLDQVGVHCVEVSGRPKHLYGIYQKMQRQQKDYEQIYDVAAVRIIVENNDECYRALAIVHDTFRPIPGRFKDYIGLPKPNRYQSLHTVVIGDSGRPLEVQIRTLGMHHVAEYGIAAHWKYKESGGSTSKLTSDDEKFTWLRQLLDWQNDLKDAQEYLESIKDNLFDGDVYVFTPKGEVVALSPRSTPVDFAYRIHTEVGNHCAGAKVNGRMVQLDTQLRMGDIVEIITQKNARPSLDWLNFVVTTGARNRIRQAYKRSHHDENVLRGREMLEKELGKNGFEALMKSAPMLTAAERCNYHSVEDFVAAVGYGEITLNLALNRIRDAVKAQQSLSHPQPSPSSLANDAALIPLLPAAPRAVPAPTAKCPIAGVEGLLHYMAGCCHPLPGESIIGVITRSNRGISIHRQGCPNVDSVPGDRLVPLSWNPTQQTTGRAQTYPIDIQIEVIDRVGVLKDILSRLTDNNINVRNAQVKTFPDQTAVIDLGIDICDHAQLERTFAQIKKMTDVLNMRRVSQIDDN; encoded by the coding sequence ATGAATGTAGCGGCATCCATCCCCACCATTGACTTTGCTTTACCCGATTGGTTGCGTGAGTGTTTCCTCAAACCCTCCGACGACAACCAACGCGATCAAGATTTGATCTGCCGTGCGTTTGAATTTGCTTATCAACTGCACGCAGGGCAGAAGCGTGCCTCCGGCGAACCGTACATCGCTCATCCTGTCGCGGTAGCAGGCATTTTAAGAGATCTCGGTGGGAGCGGCGTAATGATTGCCGCCGGATTTTTGCATGATGTCGTTGAAGATACGGATGTCACACCCGAAGAAATCGAAGAGCGGTTTGGGTCTGAAGTTCGATGTCTGGTCGATGGCGTGACCAAGCTTTCTAAATTTAACTTCTCTAGCAAGACCGAGCGACAGGCAGAAAACTTCCGCCGCATGTTTCTTGCGATGGCGCAGGACATTCGCGTGATCGTGGTGAAACTTGCCGATCGACTCCACAATATGCGAACGCTGGAGCATCTGCCATCCGAGAAGCAGCAGCGAATCTCGCTCGAAACCCGCGAAATTTTTGCGCCACTGGCGAACCGCTTGGGGATCGGTAATATCAAGTGGGAACTCGAAGACCTCGCATTCAAGTATCTCGAAACCGATGCTTATCGAGAAATTCAGAAATTAGTTTCAGAAAAACGGGGTGATCGCGAAGCCAGACTCAGCGAAGTTGCAGCGACATTCAAACGTCGTCTTGATCAAGTAGGAGTCCATTGCGTCGAAGTCAGCGGTAGACCCAAGCATCTTTACGGCATTTACCAAAAGATGCAGCGTCAGCAAAAAGACTATGAGCAAATTTACGATGTCGCGGCTGTCCGAATCATTGTAGAAAACAACGATGAATGTTATCGCGCTCTCGCAATCGTGCATGACACCTTCCGTCCGATCCCCGGACGCTTCAAAGACTACATCGGGTTACCTAAACCGAACCGTTATCAATCGCTGCATACGGTTGTGATTGGAGATTCTGGTCGTCCCTTAGAAGTCCAGATTCGGACGCTCGGAATGCACCATGTCGCAGAATACGGGATTGCAGCGCACTGGAAATACAAAGAATCCGGCGGCTCAACCTCGAAGCTCACTAGCGACGACGAGAAATTTACCTGGCTGCGTCAACTGCTTGACTGGCAAAACGATCTTAAAGACGCGCAAGAATACCTTGAAAGCATTAAAGACAACCTCTTCGATGGCGATGTGTATGTGTTCACGCCGAAAGGAGAAGTCGTTGCTCTCAGTCCGCGATCGACTCCGGTAGATTTTGCGTACCGGATTCATACCGAAGTTGGCAACCACTGTGCAGGCGCGAAAGTGAACGGTCGCATGGTTCAGCTCGATACGCAATTGAGAATGGGCGATATCGTCGAAATCATTACTCAAAAGAACGCCCGCCCCAGTTTGGACTGGCTGAATTTTGTCGTCACCACAGGTGCAAGAAACCGGATTCGACAAGCGTACAAGCGATCGCACCATGACGAGAACGTGCTGCGCGGTCGTGAAATGCTGGAGAAAGAACTCGGCAAAAACGGCTTTGAAGCGTTGATGAAATCCGCCCCGATGCTAACGGCGGCTGAACGCTGCAACTATCACAGCGTTGAAGATTTCGTGGCAGCCGTCGGATACGGCGAAATCACTTTGAATCTAGCCCTCAACCGCATTCGAGATGCCGTCAAAGCACAGCAATCGCTGTCTCACCCTCAACCTTCACCGTCGAGTTTGGCAAACGATGCGGCTCTCATTCCCTTGCTTCCTGCTGCACCGAGAGCCGTACCTGCACCAACGGCGAAATGCCCGATCGCGGGAGTCGAAGGCTTGTTGCATTACATGGCAGGCTGTTGTCATCCCTTGCCCGGAGAATCGATTATTGGAGTCATTACCCGCAGCAATCGCGGCATTTCAATTCATCGTCAAGGCTGTCCCAACGTCGATTCTGTTCCGGGCGATCGCTTAGTACCCCTGAGCTGGAATCCTACCCAACAGACCACTGGACGCGCTCAAACTTATCCGATCGACATCCAAATCGAAGTCATCGATCGTGTGGGAGTGCTCAAAGACATTCTTTCTCGCCTTACCGACAACAATATCAACGTCCGCAATGCCCAAGTCAAAACCTTTCCGGATCAAACGGCGGTGATTGACCTGGGCATTGATATTTGCGACCACGCTCAGCTAGAACGCACCTTTGCTCAGATTAAAAAGATGACAGACGTGCTGAATATGCGACGAGTCAGCCAGATCGATGACAACTAA
- a CDS encoding methyltransferase domain-containing protein has translation MNIVWLLLMVSIVLALIYLLNPRRYQSGDSVATAYDEWTQDGILEFYWGEHIHLGHYGSPPRSKNFLTAKSDFVHEMVRWGGLDKLPAGTTVLDVGCGIGGSSRILARDYAFDVTGITISPGQVKRAQELTPSELSAKFQQDDAMNLSFPDASFEVVWCIEAGPHMPDKAVFAKELMRVLKPGGILVVADWNQRDARKQPLVLWERWVMRQLLDQWAHPEFASIEGFAEQLEATHLTDGAVQTADWTRETLPSWLDSIWQGVARPQGLIRFGVPGLIKSLREVPTLLLMRLAFGAGLCRFGMFRAVRK, from the coding sequence ATGAATATCGTCTGGCTTTTGTTGATGGTGTCGATCGTATTGGCACTGATCTATCTACTGAATCCGCGTCGGTATCAATCGGGCGATTCGGTTGCAACCGCTTATGATGAATGGACTCAAGACGGCATTCTAGAGTTCTACTGGGGAGAACATATCCACCTCGGTCATTACGGCTCTCCGCCTCGGTCTAAAAACTTTCTCACAGCAAAATCAGACTTTGTGCATGAAATGGTGCGCTGGGGTGGATTAGACAAGCTTCCCGCTGGGACAACCGTTTTAGATGTAGGCTGTGGAATTGGGGGAAGTAGCCGGATTTTGGCAAGGGACTATGCCTTTGATGTGACGGGAATTACGATCAGTCCTGGACAAGTCAAACGAGCACAGGAACTCACGCCATCGGAACTTTCGGCAAAATTCCAGCAAGATGATGCGATGAATTTATCGTTCCCGGATGCCAGCTTTGAGGTGGTGTGGTGCATTGAAGCAGGCCCACATATGCCAGATAAAGCGGTATTTGCAAAAGAACTCATGCGAGTGCTTAAACCCGGTGGAATTCTGGTAGTTGCGGACTGGAATCAGCGAGACGCGAGAAAGCAGCCGCTCGTTTTGTGGGAGCGTTGGGTGATGCGCCAACTGCTGGATCAGTGGGCACATCCAGAGTTTGCCAGTATTGAAGGATTTGCAGAACAATTAGAGGCGACACATTTGACGGATGGAGCGGTTCAGACGGCAGATTGGACAAGGGAAACGCTACCGTCTTGGCTAGATTCGATTTGGCAAGGAGTTGCACGTCCTCAAGGGTTAATCCGCTTCGGAGTTCCTGGCTTGATCAAGTCCCTGCGAGAAGTGCCAACCCTGCTATTGATGCGATTAGCGTTTGGGGCGGGATTGTGTCGCTTTGGTATGTTCCGCGCTGTGAGAAAGTGA
- the patD gene encoding heterocyst frequency control protein PatD produces MLTENQVRVFQRFQNAIVALDQTLNTVELDRPALHQKIRSLQQIFQEEIQPIQSEHYQTHSVLVEINKQMRLLGMDGMFLQTARQAGTVEMRLGQVRDRIKFLTTYCSAILGTEPD; encoded by the coding sequence ATGTTAACAGAGAACCAAGTCCGCGTTTTTCAACGATTCCAAAACGCGATCGTTGCACTCGATCAAACTCTCAACACGGTCGAACTGGATCGACCTGCGCTTCATCAAAAGATACGATCGCTCCAGCAGATTTTCCAGGAGGAGATTCAGCCGATTCAATCCGAGCACTATCAAACGCATTCTGTCTTAGTGGAAATCAATAAACAAATGCGGTTGCTTGGGATGGATGGAATGTTTTTACAGACTGCGCGGCAGGCTGGAACCGTCGAAATGCGGCTTGGGCAGGTTCGCGATCGCATTAAATTCTTGACCACCTATTGCAGTGCGATTCTAGGGACTGAGCCTGATTAA